A window of the Kosakonia sp. BYX6 genome harbors these coding sequences:
- the dnaX gene encoding DNA polymerase III subunit gamma/tau, whose amino-acid sequence MSYQVLARKWRPQTFADVVGQEHVLTALANGLTSGRIHHAYLFSGTRGVGKTSIARLLAKGLNCETGITATPCGVCDNCREIEQGRFVDLIEIDAASRTKVEDTRDLLDNVQYAPARGRFKVYLIDEVHMLSRHSFNALLKTLEEPPAHVKFLLATTDPQKLPVTILSRCLQFHLKALDVDQIRTQLEHILADEKIESEPRALQLLARAADGSLRDALSLTDQAIASGNGQLSAAVVSSMLGTLNDDQALLLVEAVVAANGERAMALVNDAASRGIEWDALLLEMQTLLHRIAMVQLTPAALGSDMAPVEHRLRELARTVPPTDVQLYYQTLLIGRKELPFAPDRRMGVEMTLLRALAFHPRMPLPAPEVQQQSFAPVAPTAVISPQQVAPAPQAQHAPQPDVPLPESTSQVLAARRQLQRAQGADKAKKSEPAAATRARPVNNAALERLASVTERVQSRPAPSALEQMPAKKEAYRWKATTIVEEVKEVVATPKALKKALEHEKTPELAKKLAEEAIERDAWANEVSQLKLPKLVEQVALNAWKEQDGERWCLHLRSSQRHLNSPAAQKALSDALSELHGSAVELTIIEDDNPAERTPLEWRQAIYEEKLAQARESIIADNNIQTLQRFFDADLDEESIRPL is encoded by the coding sequence ATGAGTTATCAGGTCTTAGCCCGAAAATGGCGACCACAAACTTTTGCTGACGTCGTCGGCCAGGAGCATGTGCTGACCGCACTGGCGAACGGCTTAACATCAGGACGCATTCATCATGCGTATCTGTTCTCCGGCACCCGTGGCGTCGGGAAAACCTCTATTGCCCGTTTGCTGGCGAAGGGGCTGAACTGCGAAACCGGCATCACCGCCACGCCGTGCGGCGTCTGTGATAACTGCCGTGAAATCGAGCAGGGACGTTTTGTCGATTTGATTGAAATCGACGCCGCCTCGCGCACCAAAGTCGAAGACACCCGCGACCTGCTGGACAACGTGCAGTACGCCCCGGCGCGCGGCCGCTTCAAAGTTTATCTGATCGATGAAGTGCATATGCTCTCGCGTCACAGCTTTAACGCGCTGTTAAAAACGCTTGAAGAGCCGCCCGCGCACGTCAAATTCCTGCTGGCGACCACCGATCCGCAAAAACTGCCGGTGACCATTCTTTCCCGTTGCCTGCAGTTCCATCTCAAAGCGCTGGATGTCGACCAGATCCGCACCCAGCTTGAACATATTCTCGCCGACGAGAAGATCGAATCTGAACCGCGCGCCCTGCAACTGCTCGCCCGCGCGGCCGATGGCAGCCTGCGCGATGCGCTGAGCCTGACCGATCAGGCGATTGCCAGCGGTAACGGTCAACTTTCTGCCGCCGTTGTCAGTTCAATGCTCGGTACATTAAATGACGATCAGGCGCTGTTGCTGGTTGAAGCCGTGGTGGCCGCCAACGGCGAACGCGCAATGGCGCTGGTCAATGACGCCGCCTCCCGTGGTATTGAGTGGGATGCTCTGCTGCTGGAGATGCAAACCCTGTTGCACCGTATCGCTATGGTTCAATTGACGCCCGCCGCGCTCGGCAGCGATATGGCGCCGGTTGAACATCGCCTGCGTGAGCTAGCGCGCACCGTGCCGCCAACCGACGTGCAGCTTTATTACCAGACACTGCTGATTGGCCGTAAAGAGCTGCCGTTCGCGCCGGACCGGCGGATGGGCGTTGAAATGACGCTGCTGCGCGCGCTGGCGTTTCATCCGCGTATGCCGTTGCCCGCGCCGGAAGTTCAGCAACAATCTTTCGCGCCCGTCGCCCCAACGGCGGTGATTTCGCCGCAACAGGTGGCACCCGCACCGCAGGCGCAGCACGCGCCACAACCGGATGTTCCCTTGCCGGAGTCGACCAGCCAAGTGTTGGCGGCGCGCAGACAACTGCAACGTGCGCAGGGAGCAGACAAAGCAAAAAAGAGTGAACCGGCAGCCGCAACCCGCGCGCGGCCGGTGAACAATGCCGCGCTGGAGAGACTGGCATCGGTGACCGAGCGCGTGCAATCACGCCCGGCGCCGTCGGCGCTTGAACAGATGCCTGCGAAGAAAGAAGCCTATCGCTGGAAAGCGACCACTATCGTTGAAGAAGTCAAAGAAGTGGTCGCCACGCCGAAAGCGCTGAAAAAAGCGCTGGAGCATGAAAAAACGCCGGAGCTGGCGAAAAAGCTGGCGGAAGAGGCCATTGAGCGTGACGCCTGGGCCAACGAAGTCAGCCAGCTTAAGCTGCCAAAACTAGTGGAACAGGTCGCATTGAATGCCTGGAAAGAGCAAGACGGTGAGCGTTGGTGCCTGCATTTGCGCAGTTCACAGCGCCATCTTAATTCCCCGGCGGCGCAGAAAGCATTGAGTGACGCGCTGAGCGAATTGCACGGTTCTGCGGTTGAACTGACGATTATTGAAGATGATAATCCGGCGGAGCGTACGCCGCTGGAGTGGCGTCAGGCAATCTATGAAGAGAAACTCGCGCAGGCGCGTGAGTCGATTATCGCGGATAACAATATCCAGACCCTGCAACGGTTTTTCGATGCGGATCTGGATGAAGAGAGTATCCGCCCCCTTTGA
- the apt gene encoding adenine phosphoribosyltransferase, which produces MTATAQQLEFLKNSIKSIQDYPKPGILFRDVTSLLEDPKAYALSIELLVERYKNAGITKVVGTEARGFLFGAPVALGLGVGFVPVRKPRKLPRETIAESYELEYGTDQLEIHVDAIEAGDKVLVVDDLLATGGTIEATVKLIRRLGGEVTDAAFIINLFDLGGENRLEKQGVTSYSLVPFPGH; this is translated from the coding sequence ATGACAGCGACTGCGCAGCAGCTTGAATTTCTCAAAAACAGCATCAAAAGCATTCAGGATTACCCAAAGCCGGGCATCCTGTTCCGTGATGTCACCAGTTTGCTGGAAGACCCGAAAGCGTACGCTCTCAGCATCGAATTGCTGGTTGAGCGTTACAAAAACGCCGGGATCACCAAAGTTGTCGGTACCGAAGCGCGTGGCTTCCTGTTTGGCGCACCGGTTGCGCTGGGTCTGGGCGTTGGCTTCGTGCCGGTGCGCAAGCCGCGTAAACTGCCGCGTGAAACCATCGCCGAAAGCTACGAGCTGGAATACGGCACCGATCAGTTAGAGATCCACGTCGATGCAATCGAAGCGGGCGACAAAGTGCTGGTGGTGGATGATCTGCTGGCGACCGGCGGTACCATCGAAGCGACAGTCAAGTTGATCCGCCGCTTGGGTGGCGAAGTGACCGACGCGGCATTCATCATTAATCTGTTCGACCTCGGTGGCGAGAATCGCCTTGAAAAACAAGGTGTTACCAGCTACAGCCTGGTGCCGTTCCCGGGGCATTGA
- a CDS encoding YbaB/EbfC family nucleoid-associated protein: MFGKGGLGNLMKQAQQMQEKMQKVQEEIAQLEVTGESGAGLVKVTINGAHNCRRVEIDPSLLEDDKEMLEDLVAAAFNDAARRIEETQKEKMASVSSGMSLPPGFKMPF, translated from the coding sequence ATGTTTGGTAAAGGCGGTCTGGGTAACCTGATGAAGCAGGCCCAGCAGATGCAAGAAAAAATGCAGAAAGTGCAGGAAGAGATAGCTCAGCTGGAAGTGACCGGCGAATCTGGCGCGGGTCTGGTGAAAGTCACCATCAACGGCGCCCATAACTGCCGTCGCGTGGAGATCGATCCGAGCCTGCTGGAAGACGACAAAGAGATGCTGGAAGATCTGGTTGCCGCTGCTTTTAACGATGCCGCTCGCCGCATTGAAGAAACCCAGAAAGAGAAAATGGCTTCCGTCTCTTCCGGTATGTCTCTGCCGCCAGGCTTTAAGATGCCGTTCTGA